In Gemmatimonadaceae bacterium, the following proteins share a genomic window:
- a CDS encoding CaiB/BaiF CoA-transferase family protein, with translation MLPLDGITVVSLEQAVSGPFCTRQLADYGARVIKVERPGDGDFARKYDRAVNGLSSYFVWLNRSKESVTLDLTRPLGREALDRLLARADVFVQNLGPGAASRLGLDWQTLAERFPRLIVVDISGYGDGGPMSGRKAYDLLVQAEAGLLSVTGSDDVPSRAGVSIADIAAGMYAYSGTLMALLQREKTGRGTRVGVSMLDALGEWMSQPAYFARYSGDAPKRTGASHPTIAPYGPHRAGDGRDVLLGIQNDREWGRFCASVLELPDLEHHGHFSDNTRRVANRAELTRIIEEAFEELSADEVVRRLDGAGIANGRLNDVHEFAAHEQLRARHRWRAVETETGPIAALLPPVSIDGASPVMGAIPAAGEQTNAILAELGYDQPTIEWMRDTEAI, from the coding sequence ATGCTTCCACTCGACGGCATCACCGTCGTCTCGCTCGAGCAGGCCGTGTCGGGGCCGTTCTGCACGCGCCAGTTGGCGGACTACGGCGCGCGCGTCATCAAAGTCGAGCGACCGGGCGACGGCGACTTCGCGCGCAAGTACGACCGGGCGGTCAATGGGCTGTCGTCGTATTTCGTGTGGTTGAACCGCTCGAAGGAGAGCGTGACGCTCGATCTCACGCGGCCGCTGGGGCGCGAGGCGCTCGACCGCTTGCTCGCACGAGCCGACGTCTTCGTGCAGAATCTCGGGCCCGGCGCCGCGAGCCGGCTCGGGCTCGACTGGCAAACGCTGGCCGAGCGGTTCCCCCGCCTCATCGTCGTGGACATCTCGGGCTACGGCGACGGCGGACCGATGTCCGGCCGCAAGGCGTACGATCTTCTCGTGCAAGCGGAGGCGGGGTTGCTGTCGGTGACCGGCTCAGACGACGTGCCGTCGCGCGCCGGCGTTTCCATCGCCGACATCGCGGCCGGGATGTACGCGTATTCCGGAACGCTCATGGCCCTCCTCCAGCGTGAGAAAACCGGCCGAGGCACGCGCGTCGGCGTGTCGATGCTCGACGCGCTCGGCGAATGGATGAGCCAACCGGCGTATTTCGCGCGATACTCCGGCGACGCGCCGAAGCGCACGGGCGCGTCGCACCCGACCATCGCCCCCTACGGCCCGCATCGCGCCGGCGACGGAAGGGATGTGTTGCTCGGGATTCAGAACGATCGCGAATGGGGGCGGTTCTGCGCGTCAGTGCTCGAGCTGCCGGACCTCGAGCATCACGGTCATTTCTCGGACAACACCAGGCGCGTCGCGAATCGCGCCGAGTTGACCCGAATCATCGAGGAAGCCTTCGAGGAGCTCTCGGCCGACGAGGTCGTGCGCCGCTTGGACGGCGCGGGAATAGCCAACGGACGTCTCAACGACGTGCACGAATTCGCGGCGCACGAACAACTCCGCGCGCGCCATCGGTGGCGCGCCGTGGAGACCGAGACCGGCCCGATCGCCGCGCTGCTGCCACCGGTTTCGATCGACGGAGCCAGTCCCGTGATGGGAGCGATTCCGGCGGCCGGTGAGCAGACGAACGCGATACTGGCGGAGCTCGGGTACGATCAGCCTACTATAGAATGGATGCGCGACACGGAAGCGATATGA